A genomic segment from Rubrobacter naiadicus encodes:
- a CDS encoding ArsR/SmtB family transcription factor, whose translation MPGSETGVPERSVRPSETGRAARLAALGQALSDPMRVKMLGMLAAGRGCCGLPDLGVPADGDGEGICVCEFEEHFGLGQSRVSYHLAKLKGAGLVREEKRGRWRFYSLEREAVKALLGELASHLDPGLGEERVHCRQDRERAEDFSDHRPSPDPIAG comes from the coding sequence ATGCCGGGGAGTGAGACCGGGGTACCGGAGCGGAGCGTGCGTCCTTCCGAGACCGGAAGGGCCGCCAGACTTGCCGCCCTGGGACAGGCCCTCTCCGACCCGATGAGGGTGAAGATGCTCGGGATGCTCGCGGCGGGTAGAGGCTGCTGCGGGCTGCCCGACCTCGGGGTGCCCGCGGACGGCGATGGGGAGGGCATCTGCGTCTGCGAGTTCGAGGAGCACTTCGGGCTGGGGCAGTCGAGGGTCTCCTACCATCTCGCGAAGCTCAAGGGGGCGGGACTCGTCCGCGAGGAGAAACGCGGCAGGTGGCGCTTCTACTCGCTAGAGCGGGAGGCGGTAAAAGCTCTGCTCGGTGAGCTGGCCTCTCACCTGGATCCCGGTTTGGGCGAGGAGCGCGTTCACTGCCGCCAGGATCGGGAGCGGGCAGAGGATTTTTCGGATCATCGGCCATCTCCGGACCCCATCGCAGGATAA
- the arsM gene encoding arsenite methyltransferase: protein MREQVRRKYARAALGVRSEGCCGSGGLETNFACGSYAPEEIGELPEEAVGASLGCGNPVALATLSPGEVVLDLGSGGGIDVLLSARRVSPGGKAYGVDMTDEMLALARENLRKSGLENAEFLRGEIENLPLPDEHVDVVLSNCVINLSTDKPKVFSEAYRVLKPGGRFAVSDVVFLGSRAELPEPVREKVELWTGCIAGALERAEYEQLLAKAGFGEVSVEVQNVYDPQAVEGLEGPEEVEALRKVPVASAFIRARKPAREEASDAGE, encoded by the coding sequence ATGAGGGAGCAGGTCCGGCGGAAGTACGCGAGGGCTGCTCTCGGGGTGCGGAGCGAAGGCTGTTGCGGCTCTGGGGGACTTGAGACGAACTTCGCGTGCGGCAGCTACGCGCCGGAGGAGATCGGGGAGCTTCCGGAGGAGGCGGTTGGTGCTTCATTGGGGTGCGGCAACCCGGTTGCTTTGGCTACTCTCTCTCCCGGAGAGGTAGTACTTGACCTCGGGAGCGGCGGCGGGATAGATGTGCTGCTCTCGGCCAGAAGGGTCTCTCCGGGCGGGAAGGCGTACGGGGTGGACATGACCGACGAGATGCTTGCGCTCGCCAGGGAGAATCTGCGAAAGTCGGGGCTGGAGAACGCTGAGTTCTTGAGAGGTGAGATAGAGAACCTGCCGCTGCCCGACGAGCATGTAGACGTCGTGCTCTCCAACTGCGTCATAAACCTCTCCACCGACAAGCCTAAGGTGTTCTCCGAGGCTTACCGGGTCTTGAAGCCCGGCGGGCGCTTTGCGGTCTCCGACGTGGTGTTTCTCGGGAGCAGGGCGGAGTTGCCGGAGCCTGTGCGCGAGAAGGTGGAGCTCTGGACCGGATGTATCGCCGGTGCCCTGGAGAGAGCCGAGTACGAGCAGCTGCTCGCGAAAGCCGGATTCGGGGAGGTCTCCGTGGAAGTCCAGAACGTCTACGACCCGCAGGCCGTGGAAGGGCTCGAGGGGCCCGAGGAGGTCGAGGCTTTGAGGAAAGTGCCCGTGGCGAGCGCCTTCATCCGGGCCAGGAAGCCTGCGCGGGAGGAGGCTTCAGATGCCGGGGAGTGA
- a CDS encoding S1C family serine protease encodes MEIFENLQASSRLPRPELDAYSRTVRYVTERLEPAVIGVATPEGRVGGSGVILGVSGTEATAVTNSHVVRGLSRRGGGGLLAVLSDGGTARVRTAGDDPASDLAVLRFSPETEPKVAELGDAGNLVVGQLVVAIGNPLGFQRSVTAGVVSALDRTITSQEGRPIENVIQTDAAVNPGNSGGPLADSTGHVVGINTAIIGRAQGIGFAIPVSAAFRRIVFSLVTEGRVRRAFLGVTVGTRPASDGSPGGAEVTSVAPNSPAERAGVKPGDLIVGLGEHRVRSVGELLGLLDDSAIGRDLPLRILRRNAEITLTVRPVEH; translated from the coding sequence ATGGAAATTTTTGAGAACCTGCAGGCAAGCTCCCGGCTCCCCCGGCCGGAGCTCGACGCGTACTCGAGGACCGTAAGGTACGTCACCGAGCGTCTCGAGCCCGCGGTCATCGGCGTCGCGACCCCCGAGGGGAGGGTCGGTGGTAGCGGCGTGATACTGGGTGTCAGCGGGACCGAGGCCACGGCCGTCACCAACAGCCACGTGGTGCGTGGTCTCTCGCGGCGTGGAGGCGGGGGGCTGCTCGCCGTTCTCTCCGACGGTGGCACGGCGCGGGTGCGGACAGCCGGCGACGATCCCGCGAGCGATCTCGCCGTACTGCGGTTCTCTCCTGAAACCGAGCCGAAAGTCGCGGAGCTGGGAGATGCCGGCAACCTCGTCGTCGGACAGCTCGTCGTGGCCATAGGCAACCCCTTGGGGTTCCAGCGGAGCGTGACGGCTGGTGTGGTGAGCGCGCTGGATCGTACGATCACCTCCCAGGAAGGTCGTCCGATCGAGAACGTCATCCAGACGGATGCGGCGGTCAACCCGGGCAACTCGGGAGGGCCGCTGGCCGATTCGACGGGTCATGTCGTGGGGATAAACACCGCGATCATCGGCCGGGCGCAGGGCATAGGGTTCGCGATACCGGTCTCCGCGGCCTTCCGGAGAATAGTGTTCTCGCTGGTCACAGAGGGGCGGGTGAGAAGGGCGTTCCTCGGCGTCACGGTCGGGACGCGCCCCGCCTCCGACGGGAGCCCCGGTGGTGCCGAAGTGACGAGCGTCGCCCCCAACAGCCCGGCGGAGAGAGCCGGGGTGAAGCCCGGCGACCTCATCGTAGGCCTGGGCGAGCATCGAGTGCGTTCGGTCGGCGAGCTACTCGGCCTTTTGGACGACTCGGCCATCGGCAGGGACCTCCCGCTGAGGATACTGAGAAGAAACGCCGAGATTACGCTCACGGTGCGTCCCGTGGAACACTGA